In Gigantopelta aegis isolate Gae_Host chromosome 14, Gae_host_genome, whole genome shotgun sequence, the following proteins share a genomic window:
- the LOC121388662 gene encoding uncharacterized protein LOC121388662 — MRLKLVPIREIMTYSRRYYALVFLAMCVVLLYAIHGYYSMLSYNRLRHKPFYYIDQQMKTRTTTSLNHAGRLPTQENRANATRFGKRTNAVDVSSNKFWLRNITRKGSKDDKRVNTDGFSSISLRVRNKGKVKLADDVDSPSAKPVSASNRYSNKNKEDSDTGSSLDTPLPSKTKRRYGNTIVSTLSLVLFTTWSDDMDGGVRNNTCYNWGSLRPLVHPVLFTNSSSAAGQCKKNGWTILPLTQTAAGGAPVLKFMFSEIISRFNSTLYGYSNGDILFGDDLLQTLSAVHVTFKTQTSPLLVVGVRTNVNNVKSLEASSSKNLREAAKKRGKLFISVSEDYFITNKAFPWDGIPEVVVGRVAYDNWLVLDSIHRGHTVIDATETILAVHQTTRKGNFQGRSNRRYPHYNRELLSRLHKNIYYSAGSTQCVKIITKYSMNGEIFALKRNSVPTFCQKPYG, encoded by the coding sequence ATGAGGCTCAAACTCGTACCCATTAGAGAAATAATGACTTATTCAAGAAGGTATTATGCCCTAGTGTTCCTAGCGATGTGTGTTGTCTTACTTTATGCAATCCATGGGTACTATTCCATGCTAAGCTACAACAGGCTTCGGCATAAGCCGTTTTACTATATCGatcaacaaatgaaaacaagaaCAACTACTTCATTAAATCACGCAGGCCGGTTACCAACCCAAGAGAACCGTGCCAATGCAACCAGGTTTGGTAAAAGGACCAACGCTGTTGACGTTTCTTCAAACAAATTCTGGTTAAGGAATATAACTAGAAAAGGTAGCAAAGATGATAAGCGGGTTAATACTGATGGTTTCTCAAGCATCTCCTTACGTGTACGCAATAAAGGCAAAGTCAAATTGGCTGACGATGTTGACAGTCCATCTGCCAAGCCCGTGTCTGCGAGTAATCGGTATAGTAATAAGAACAAAGAGGACAGTGATACTGGCAGCTCTTTAGACACCCCTTTACCctcgaaaacaaaaagaagatatGGCAACACAATAGTGAGCACCCTCTCGCTGGTCCTGTTCACCACTTGGTCTGACGATATGGATGGAGGAGTGAGGAACAACACCTGTTACAACTGGGGATCCTTGAGACCTCTGGTTCACCCTGTCCTCTTCACAAACAGTTCTTCGGCTGCTGGGCAGTGTAAGAAAAACGGCTGGACGATTCTTCCTCTCACACAGACAGCTGCTGGAGGGGCACCTGTTCTCAAGTTCATGTTCTCCGAGATCATCTCAAGGTTTAACTCGACGCTGTACGGCTACTCAAACGGAGACATCCTGTTCGGAGACGACCTTCTCCAGACTCTGTCGGCAGTTCACGTGACGTTCAAGACTCAGACGAGTCCACTTCTTGTCGTAGGCGTCAGAACAAACGTCAACAACGTTAAATCACTGGAGGCCTCATCTTCCAAGAACCTTCGCGAGGCAGCAAAGAAGAGAGGCAAGCTCTTCATCAGCGTATCTGAAGATTATTTCATTACCAACAAGGCATTTCCATGGGACGGGATCCCCGAGGTGGTGGTAGGACGAGTTGCCTACGACAACTGGCTGGTGTTGGATTCTATTCACAGGGGTCATACAGTCATAGACGCTACGGAAACCATTCTTGCAGTTCATCAGACGACCCGAAAGGGTAATTTCCAAGGACGTTCCAACCGACGCTATCCACACTATAATCGAGAACTTCTGTCTCGGCTACACAAGAATATTTACTACTCGGCCGGATCCACGCAGTGTGTTAAGATCATCACGAAGTATTCGATGAACGGTGAAATATTTGCCTTGAAAAGAAACAGTGTACCAACATTTTGTCAAAAACCTTATggttga